In the Arachis hypogaea cultivar Tifrunner chromosome 20, arahy.Tifrunner.gnm2.J5K5, whole genome shotgun sequence genome, TAGTGATATTCAATTTGAAAGAGATGATGATAGGTTCATTTCACAATTCACATGAAGTATAAGCATGTATATACTGAGGAAACTATAATACAATCTTCATACTTGCTCAAAGAGAAATTCCACTAGATGAATATGAAATTTTGTTGCTCTCTTCTATCTCCCTTCTATTCTCAGATTAAGTGATGTTATATAATCACACAATTTATAAGagaatatactttttaaaaaataaggctataataattaattaaactctttttttgaatgataatttttttagttataataaacataatatatattcTAGGAGCACTTAGAATTGTTCCATGAAAAAAGAAGCAACTGATGGACACTATCATTTTAAGTTTGAGAAATTAGTTGGGGAGTATTTATTGATATGCAAATTTTCGAAACTTCAATTCAACAGTATTAGAAATTGTTGATCATGAATAATTTTGCAAAAGAATTATTGGAGCTTAAGTCTTAAATAATATACTATACAATAAATACTATGCTGTATATCTTCAAGACTATTTATACTTTATGTCTTCTAATGATTTTTAAAAGCTTTGCATTTAAATATatctttcaattatatctttagAGGGGTTAATATCTATTAAAAATCTCAATCATGTTAAAGTGTTTACAAAAGATTAATtatagatataaaatatattttaaaaataatttaaataatataagtatttatatacaaatatctattaataattaattttttatgtacatctaaaataattaattaaaaatataattatttatatattttttttatctgatataattatttatggatAATTTTCATTGGTTTACAATTCTCCCCTACGTATGAGAATAACGTGTTTGGAACTTATTTGAAGACATTATTAATAAGTAGATATGTCTGAGATTATAGTTTatcttaaatttaataatatttaaaataaaacaattaaactaattaaaacatggaTAAAACACGTAAAGAAATTAAACACACACTAATATTATGGGAAAAGGAAAAGTACAGAGAGATAATgagaatactaaataatgtgaataatgaatatGTCGGATGTTTAATTTATTAGGTATGCAGATAGTTATTTTAATGTTAGAGTTTAGGAGGTAATTTAGGAGTGGAgtgtttttttactttattggattatttttaaagTTCATTGTTTACATTATTCACAACGGAAATATTTGGTAAcaaaagaaaatcagccaaaaacagccataacttgccttatttagcattcattaattgttgtgataattaattaatactaaataaggcaagttttgcctgttttttttttctacctAGCATTACCCATTCACAAAAGTCATTATCTACCTAACAAAACCGATCTAAAAATTCCAAAACAAAAAACGTTACATGCAAGTCATTTTTGTCAGTTTATATGTTATATTCGATTTATTAAAACATGTAATAATAAAAGTTTGTCTATTTAGTTTTACTTTCAAGCCCCTGAACTTGATACATTTATGGACACCTGAGTACACACTAAAATTTGAGCCTCGTTGACAAGCTAAAATATCAACCCATATATATAGCTAGCTTGCAGAGGCTAATAATTGACCTATTGATCTATCTACATTAGATATTGCATTTTCTCTATCTTTATATTAACGGCTTCCTCCTTCTGTATATTATATTCCTTCTATGCATGCTATAATATCTGTTAACTTTAAAGTCTAAAGttttaaaataacaataatagatattatatattatagaCAGAAGTAATATTGTATAGATACTTGTGGATGTTTCTTTATTATTTGGATTTTGATCCAAACAGCACATAACAACACTTTGAAGACAACTTATGCTTTCACCAATGCCtagactaattttaatttatgatcTTCACACACATGGCTTACAAGTAGGCACTAAGATTTATTTGTACATTGATTAAGTACTAAGAATATGTGTGGCAAACATTGAACAACTAAAGTAGCATTTGGACCTGAATTGCTGAAGAGAGCTAGAGACAAAAAGAATTGAATGATATGATGAAGTTTTAGGAATCTTATACAAAGTTAATTTGTATATGGACCACACCATCCACGCAAAAATTGTTTGGAATTAAAGgaacattattattgttatatacattattaattataaaacttGGATTATTATTGTTCATATGATAGAATTGGAGTAGTACGTTGTTGCTCTACGTCAATTTTATGTATGGAATCACATGCAACGTATGATAGATAGATGAATTGCTAAGATGGCCATAGGGAGCACGAGAAATGTGGCATAATCCCAAAAGGCCCAAAATCAGCATAAAGTGGACACCTGAGAAGTATTTAATTAAGACATTGCAATAACAGTGTTTTGAATGATAGGAGAGAGAAATTGAAGAAACATCAAGATATAGAGGAATTAGCTATGACCTATGACAGagaattatttattattcttacaCTCTCCAACTGCATACAATACTATAGCAAATTAATTTACTCTTTACCCCCAACAATTTTTCAGATCCGCTGTTGAAATTTAGGGTTTTATGTTCTACCTAGGGTTTTGTATACTCATTCTCAATTCTCAATTatgaaaaagttaattaattaataaacctTATTAAAGCATAAAACAAAAGCAATCAAATAATTATTGGGTAAgagtaaaagaaaagtaaattgatgATGTGAATATGTTTTTTTTACCATATGAATGATCTCAAGAAGCCAATTGCTTCAAAGACTTTGAGGCAGTAGTGTCGTGATTGCTAATCCCCTTAATCTGGctgctcctcttcttcttcttcttggtgtAAGGGATCCCTCTTGCCTTTGCCTGGCACTCCTTCACCTCACGAAGGTACACCCTAATAGCTCCGCTTCCGAAGGGGTTTGACTCCGGGGAGCCTCCGTGCTCCTCGTAGGCAGCTCTCAGACGCCCTATGAGGGCGTCTAGGCTACCCCACGCCTGCCTGAGAGGGCAGGTGCACGGGGCCGGAGGGTCAGGCTGCCCAAAAAAGATGCAACCGTTCATGTGAACCTTAGTCTTGCCAAATTGGTCAAGGTAACGGAGGAATTCGAGCACGTGGTTGAAATTGCACTGAGACAGGGACACCGGCGGTGTCTGATTCTTCAGATACTGCCCGAACGTGTTCCAGTCTCGCTTCTTTTGTGACTCGTAGCGGCTCAAAGGAGCCGCCACGGTTGCAGAAGACGCGTGTTGAGGCGGCTGGGGGTGGTGATGTTGATCGGCTGCGGGTCTAGAAGATGATGAGGGTTGAGCTGAAGAGAAGTCGTTTTGCAGTTGGGCGGTGGACATGGTTATTATGGCACGACGATGATGGTGATGGGAGATTGTGTGAGTTAAAAAACAAAGAGAGAAGTGGGTGaaaattgaaagaagaagaagaagaagaagagagaatgcGTTTGTTAGTGCATTGTAGAGGAAAGAAAGATGAAAATCACATCTTGGGTGTCTTTTGAGGGGACATGTTATGGGCCCTATCTTGAAGATGCttttgtttctcttttctcttccccctctctctctctctccatcgtATTCGTATAGAGAGTGCTAGGTAACAATGACTATTTTGAACAACATAAATAACTAccagttaaataaaaatatattatattacatCCTAATTTAatactactaattaaatttaagattaatttatttttttaaccttaTTAATTCATATTGTTCacatattattcaaaaatattgttacttacctatacttttcctattcTGTATTTCCACTCTTTACCTACTTAATTTGCACTAACTTATATCAATAATTCTTAAGTGTACACTATACACTATAAAACAACACATCTATTAAGTTAGTTATCTCTTATGAAATACGGACATTTCGCTGAGTTATCGTGTTTACGTGTCAGATATATTTTGAACACGACACTCATCGATACTCGTCTGACATGTGTGTCAGCTGTGTCCAACCATgtcttaataaaaagtaaaaaattattctccggacacgcttggacacacctaaataccatcacgtgtcagcgtatctagtcttattcttaacatatattcttgaaataaatttagatataatatatattattatttattaaaacaaaaaatattttaaatacttaatataattaaaataagatattaaaaataattataaaaatttatttatattttaatatcaataaaatatcaaaatatcattacgatttatctaaaaaataatttatattttatatgtatgcgtatccctgtgtcttataagattttaaaatttacgtGTCGGCAtgtcccgtgtcgtgtcgtgtctggtgtccgtgtcagtgtccgtACATCATAGGTTATctctataaaatataattaatatttaactatTGGTGCAtgtataatatttttgaatttatatatactattatattattattaaataataataaagattaatttatcaaaatattttataaaattaatttacttaacaaaataaaaaattcaaaatttatgtaataattaaaatatattacgaTCCAAAATGTTTGATTAAAATTTCTTAGAAACTAACGTTTATTTTCCTCCTAAAGTACAAAAGAGGACATGATATGAACGAAATTATTGATCACCGTTCATCATTTTCACGGTAGACATTATGACTTGGTATGAATAGGGCCCTTTGCTGTTTCATTTTCTTGATTTTGTCCTAATTCAAGGAAGCCAATTACAAATAGGTCACGTTGGAGTCGGTAGTGACTTGGTGCTGGTAGTCCAACTCTGACTTGATTATTTATGGTTATCTCACATATATATCAGGGCAATTTAGTCAACTAATCAACTTCATTATGTATACATAGTGAGCTATGGTTAATCTAATATTTAATTACAGAGGTTCAAGTGTTATATATACATGGTTTCTATCTTCTTCCGTTCTTTGAATTTCATTACCCAAGGGCCAATAAAAAGGTTAGTTATATAGTGTAAGCTTTTATAACTACTAACATTGCTTATCAATTAAATTTGTTACCAAATGGAAATACAACTAATAATTCAATTGTTGAACCATCACAGATATATACGTATTGACCCACACTCCAGTACGTTTTGATATTTAATTCGATGTTGATGGTGTGGGCTGCTGGCTTTTATATACGAGTCGGGATATGgagtcaatggaatatttgtacaatgtatataataagttatttatttagTCCAATacgagttaaaaataaaaattacccacaaaataataaatttaaaaacttttattcaattatttcacattaaattttaaatttcaaattctccaattttaaattttaaacttttaaaaaattcagttagttattttaaaaaaataaccatctaaAATCCTCCaatactctcttttttttcaacTGGTGGTCAccccaccttcatcaataatATTCCCATTTCACTGTCGCTACTTGACTTGCCACACGCCACTCacccttaataaaaataatcattcatttaaggataaaaataatcatccacatacataatgaattgaacatctaacatattttaattatatataactaaactcaatccaatcaaaataatcatctacataaaaGCGGCACCAAACGTTAGGCAagacaatataaaaataatttacataGTGGATATCATctacatatttaattattttctaaaggataaaaataatcatccgcatacctaATGAAAATAGCGGCAGCAACGTTAGGCTGAGCGTCGGAAGGCGAGGCGCATCGGATTGACCGGCAGAGGTGAGAACGGTGTCGGTGGGAGGATGCGGCGACCTCGGTATGGCCGCCGAAAAATTCAGTGACGCGAGGTGAGAACCAAAGAAGATGACGGTGAGTTTTGGATATGTATTGGAGATTACGGTAAGATTAGAATGAATGGATTTAAAtactaatcttaattttcaaattttaaaatttgaaattaaataattaattaatgatctaatttttaattttatttttatttttttaattcattgtacacattgtatataattaatattggttccaatattttctctttattttatatatatatatatatatatatatatatggtaaattataaaataaataattctctaACTTTTTTAtccatatatatttaaattttttaggattacaaattacatttaaatttttttcgaagtatttttgtaaaatttatgCGATTTTCTACAATTCGAGAATAACCATCAACTTCAGTAGACTCTTTTTTGAGTGTCCATACTTCAGAGTAAATTTAGATTGAATTATATTTAGATGAATTTGTGTAGTTTATTATTCTTTGATTTAATGTATTTGATACAGATTAAACTGTTATTGcaagttttttcttttgcttgatgaGCATGTTGAAAAAATTGGAGGAATAGAGACAAAGACTTTGGGTGCTAACTATGAGGATAAAGGTACAAATGttgaagaacattttttttagaAGACATGAATTGGAAAAAAGATTCTTTGGTTTGGAAAAGAAGTTGTTGTCTTTAGAGATGAAAAATCATGAATACGAAGAGGAAGAAGTATAGGgagtcaatgaaatatttatacaatgtgtacaatggactgTATTGTGTTCGATTCAGTAgaatatcagatgtttattatccctgatATTCAGATGGTTATTTTGAATAATATGAgtgtattgtgtttgataaattaatAGTATTTTATCTTAAATgttcatttttaatttatattagacCAAATAAACAGTTTATTGTACATATTATACAGATAATCTATTAATTTTCTAGCGGAATTCTatgaagagagagaaggagatTGTAGTTAGTTTAGTTGTATTTATTGTTGTGTATGTGTTTAAGGAATGAAGATAAAGTTATACTTGAATATATTGTATTAAAATATGTCATTTAGGTTATTTATTATGTATTAACAATTAAGTATTGTCATAATTCCTATTTCACAtgcaattaacaaaattaaacccTTAATAAACTTATTCgatagtaattttttttcttttatctataGAATAACatataacaattaaaataaacaaacacTATATTCTCAAAGATCTTCACACACCAAAATACACTCTGTATTTTTTGTAATTGTTGGAGAGAATAATGAATATTATGAGGATTATAAAGAGATGAAGGGTTATGGATTAATACAACATCGTTTAAGTTTTTAGAGGTGTATTTAATTTGTTTCATAACCTTTTTTCTAAATCTCCACATCAGCAACGTAACAGATAGTTCAGCAATTCTTTCTCTATGTCATTATATTCTATTACGTTTTTCATCCTGAACTCTAGGGAAGAATAGATATGTTATGTATTCTAAAGATGggaaatttaaatgtatttttctattttaaaagacTGAAATATTTacagaaaaaaaaagtcaaagatttttttgttctttatactatatataattgctaaaaatttttgaatgttagtaaatttcataatttattttgaataaaaaattttaactcttttcaaatttaattttattcaaaatatagtCATAACTTacgaataaattaataatttttttaatgaacaaTATTATAcgatcaatataatttattatttttaatcagtaaataattattaatatttaaaattattgactaaaaaaatagtatttgacTGCTGGTCTAAAAATGTTGAACTGCAGATTAAAAGTGTCaaccaatataattaaaattgttagttcttaattttttttaatttatccatgttaaagagaaaaaaataataaacagttGTAATAATTgctttaaaatattcaaattcaTTTTAGGTATCAAAGCTTAGATTATATATCAAAATTCACTATTTGAAGGAAAACTTcaattttcagttttatttatttatttatttatttatttttgtggtGGTAATAACCTTGTGGCACATAAGGGTCAATATATATtcgtaaaaaaatattattattcgtATATTATACAGTGAATActaattaattatgtatttaattttttttaactaacaaaGTAAAAAGAACGTGTGTTTAattattaagaaataaaatataaatattaaaataatatttattataaaatatgtataccatatttattataaaagatatagATATATCAAAATTGATATTAGTATATACAGATTAAATAGTATATATGACAATTCGCTTAGCGATGAAGGTTCAACTACTTTAATTTATTGAAAAGCATAAGAGAATatgatttaatactttaattgtGTCTTTGTGGTTTCTTTGTTTTAATATACCTTTAATTTCCCATGTACGTAACAAGTTAGTTATTACGAGAAGATTGATATGAACAATTTTGTTAGGTAAACAATAGAAATTGTGAACAAAAGCATTTTTACTTTgtagaaagtaaaaaaaaaaattcggtttattataaattattctcTAAAAAATTTTACTTTCATCTTTTACCTTTGAACCATTCACCTTCTACTTTTTTTACagttgcatattctcttctcaaATTCTCATTGCACCGTCGGTCCTTTTCTCACTAGTCAGTCTTAAAGTCATCGAATTTCTTTTTCATCAGATCGttggttttgaataaaaataactatccacatacttagtaaaatgaatattcaaaaaattttattatttctatttaaatttagtaaaacaaataaatatctactttagaatgaaaataatcatttacatacctaataaaataaatatttacatccaaaaaaggagaagaagaggaggaggagatcaACTACGACAGCGGAGGGAGGACAACGATAAGATAGCCGTGTGATGGCATCATTCGCGCGGCAACAGCTGGCAGCGGCACCGCAAAACTCCCGGCGTGACACCGTAACAACGCTGCCAAAAAAGAATGATGTGAAAACAGCAAGACAACAACCGCGGCGTGCGCGCTCCTATACACGTGAATGGGAGAGACGGAGGCAGTACGGGTGTGGCTGCGCTGCGTTTGCACGGGTTACAGGGAGGAGAGACAGCGGCGTTCTGGTGTGTCTAAACGGGGTGAGTAAGAACGCCGGCATCTGGACGGCTATCTCTGGCAACGACGCCTAGTTATGGTGGTGAACCAGAAATAAAAGGTATATAATAAGCGATAAACGTGGGATAATGAAATAACTGTATGAGCGACAATAAAATTATatgaatctttatttttaaaattttaaaattaatattaattaattaaaattttgaattaacttatcttattattttattttgttgttcacattgtttactatatatattattctcgggtaatgctaggtagataaaaaaaaacagtcagaacttgtcttatttaacattaattaattatcacaataattaataaatgctaaataagacaaattatagctgtttttggctgattttctttggttactaaACATTTCCGATTATTCTCTTATAGTTTCTGATCGAccatatattttctttttaaccTTAATTTAATAATGAAGATACCTTAATCTCCTATCAAAACTAAGTGGCTTGCAATCAATTGTTATCATCATATCCTATTTCATAATGTATAAAACTAGATAATAATTAT is a window encoding:
- the LOC112785112 gene encoding protein LIGHT-DEPENDENT SHORT HYPOCOTYLS 10; this encodes MSTAQLQNDFSSAQPSSSSRPAADQHHHPQPPQHASSATVAAPLSRYESQKKRDWNTFGQYLKNQTPPVSLSQCNFNHVLEFLRYLDQFGKTKVHMNGCIFFGQPDPPAPCTCPLRQAWGSLDALIGRLRAAYEEHGGSPESNPFGSGAIRVYLREVKECQAKARGIPYTKKKKKRSSQIKGISNHDTTASKSLKQLAS